The Naumovozyma dairenensis CBS 421 chromosome 1, complete genome genomic interval TGGGAATCATCAAGTAAATTAACTGCCTTTTCGTAAGCTTCCTTAACAGGCAATTCGTGACCATGACAATTTACCAAATTAactaaataattttctcCACATATCGATTTTAATTCACTGAAATGTTTCCTTGTGGCATCTAATGAGGaattctcttcttcatttaataCAAGACTCGgtttatatttcaaattattaatttcagCCCAATAAACAGGAACAGATCCTCTTATCTGAATGAACGAAAATATAGATTTATCCTCAACAACTAAAACTTGCTCAGTTTCATTAAAATTACTAACATGACCATCTTTATCAACACCACGACGGAAGTATCTAGTACCAGCTCTAAATCTTGATTTCCTCGAAATTAGCCCAATTGTAATTGATGTCTTGTTTTGGAAAACTGTGTTGATTAATTTCACATAGCCATATATGACAGGttgaatgaaatatttccctatattattatttttcgtAACCTCGTTCAAAGATCTTAAATCAGAAGTCATATAATGATTCCAAAAGAATCTATCATCAACAGTCTCCCACATAGAACCGCTGCTTTTGTCCGtatattcatttctttGTAAAGAATTAGTCAAATCATAACCATATGAGAAATAAAGGGATGATTTATTCAACTGTAAttccaataaattcaaaaattccaTCTCTTCCGCATTTTGTACTTGATCCATTGCAGGTGCAGATTTGATAAGTGagaatgattttattttaagTAATTGATTACCATTCAAATACCCGACAGTCTCCACGGCGGTACCTACGACcacatatttatttaatttcaacTGAATGAAACCGAGAAGAATAGGTACTTCGATTGGTGGAAGTACTTCAGAATTATTTATGTACTTATTGAAATCTTCCAAAGAGATGGTTCTTAAGACATGATCTTGATTCGAAAGCTGTAAgacaatatcattattgtttttcGGTTTGAACACAAGACCATCTGGAGTttgtaatattaatattggTCCCGCTGTCATGTTCGTCTTTCTCTTTAATTCGATGCTGCAGTTACCTTCTGTTTGAGCGAGTAGTTCCTTTGAAGACAAGAAAAAGTATTTAATTATTCTGGATCCTATTGAATTGATGATGGTAATATGGTGCTGGTTACTCGAATAATGtacgtatatattttgtttgttcATGAATACGAGCCTTTATTTCCCAAAGGACcatattcaatttcatgTTTACAGAATATCAAGACTCTATACTATTTCCGGGCGGAATTTTaaacattatatttatGAACTCACTGTCACATATAGATTATTACAGACTACTACAAAATAAAGAGACAGTGGGCTTTTTTAACTTGCTAGTAAGGGTGACACACCATAAAAGAATACATTATATCTCGTCTATAAATGTTATAAATCTCCAGTTTACCTGTAGGGGAACTCACAATTCTTAcgtattattttgtaatattttttttaaggCTGAGTGGCCATTTGTAATTTTATCTCGAATAGGTATAGTTGCTTAACAATGGGTTCTATATAGAAATAGGTTAGTTtaaggaaagaaaattaaaaccTTATAATAGCTATATATCTATGGAATACATGTGCTCGttgttatatattactattataGTACGAAAGTATATGCACACATTcgtatatttattaatccTTACGAATATGTAAAGAGAATCCCTTTTCATTGCTTGCTTCCACAatctctttcttcaattgtCTGGTCTTTGGATCATAATCCTCGGCTTGCTTTCTAAATGGGATTGGTTTTAACGAATCAAGGGCTTGGAGATGGTCATACAAACGTTCTAAAATAGGACcgaattcttcatcaggTATATAGTTAGCTGAATATGTAATGAATGGTGGTAAAACACTCATCCCAGTGTAAAATAACATTCCACGTTGAAtaggaaataaaatatcatcaattggACCCAGTATACCCGTTGCAGAAAAATGAATCTTTTCACCACCAGCGGTAACCATAAGCATTCCTTTCTTACCAGCAAAGGTACCATTACCGTACCTTTCAGGTAGGGCATATGCTAACCCAGCACTAAAGACTCTTTCCACCCAACCTTTCAAGATAGCAGGAACAGTTCCCCACCATAATGGGAATTGGAAGATGACTAAATCGGcccatttcaatttttcttgttcagcAACGACATCTGGTGTCAATTTATGATGTTGGAACGCATTTAAGGATTCGCTTACGACCTTTAATCTTGTTCCCTTTTCATGAGTCTCGGGGAAGTCATCTTCTGTGATTTCtgatttccaattcattcCGTACAAATCTGAGACTTTGACTTCACGGCCTTGGGATTCTAATCTCTTAACAGTAGCATCTAATAGGGATCCATTCAACGATCTACGGTCTGGATGAGCAAAAATGATTAGAACTTTTTTGATAGCGTTAGAAGTTGTCATTTTTTGATTGTTTTTCTTGCGTTGTTGTTGGCTTAAAAAGTGATTATTGATATATGAGCCAATGATTGTAGGAAATAGTATAGGAAAGTCATTTCGAGGGTATAAATCTCGAGACTATCCTtctatttatatattttccattttgaCTCTTTTTCCGTATCCTGATGGATGACTCGAGGAAGATCTTTAtgtattttgaatatagCCAAGTGATGCTTTAGCTATATGTTAGCGTTATTACGGGTAAAAATGGCCGAACAAATGAccataattatttttcaaaatttgacGGGCAAAATAACTTCAAAATTCGTCAACCCTTTACTTTGGGCTAAAAAAAAACCTCTATAGAATTTTATAGAGTTGGTATGTTTTAAATTTCAGGATAACATGCCTTTCTCACATAACGTCTCTACCCCTAGATGATTATTTTACAATAACTGTGACACAGTATAGAtagataaagataaatgAGAACTAAATCGAATTACCTACAGTAATGTAGAGAATCTGGCACCATTGAATAGTTCCATATAGCTCATTCAAGAGAAATCCATATAAAAGGTGCTTTTGTCCATGGAACATAATGCTTTCATAATATTACCTCCGAGTAACACTGCCGTAACAGGTAAAAAGCTAATAGCATATTCCTTTCCAAAGTTTTTTACTTCAGTACAAAAACAAACAGCTATTTATTTGTGAGTTGAATAAAAAAGGAAGAGGGTTACGGGTGATACACACacttcaaatatatatattaatatatatctttaagCTTTTCCTGCTGATGGTcgtaatttttctttgtgaGTATCAAATCTTTTCGTGGTGTTTTTGGATTACCctatatttttgtaatgacctaagaatttattatcttatAATTCCGTGTGGCCCGTTACTTTTCTTATTTAGACCCTATTCTAAGTTTTATTCTAATTTCCGTTGTTGTCGGTTATTGTCGGTTGTTGTCGGTAGCTGTTGTTTGCTGATGTAAgattttccaaaaatttcTCATATTCTGCTTTGAAAGTTCGGGGCGGTACGGATTGGCGATAATTTCGGACGTTAAGGATAAAATAGAATAACGTTCTTTATTCTTTACTCGGAGAAAATGATCCGGTAGATTTGAGAAATATTATAGTGGCGACAGACCAGGGCAGTAAGGACAGTGCCAACATATCGAAGGGCAGCACTATGGGTAACACAAGCAAAGATGATTTTTAAAGCAATGGCGGAAGTAGATATTTTCTGCAGCGTTCATGAAAAAAATCTATTGAGTATTTCGATGACTAAAATAGCATAgtttaattaatgatgcATTAGTAGCCTGCGAAGTTCTTGTGAGAATAACTATTTACACCTTTTTTTTATCGTGGAATAATTATAGAGtatacaaatatatatacatggAGGGAGTATACATATTGCAATATTTTTATGGAAGAATATTGGTttggaaataataatgatagtaGTAGCTGTATTAATAACGTAGGTAGAATTCAAGGAACAAGactaataatgaaaacatAATAAACAACACAATGTATTCTACTCATTTATACCtcttttcttgaataaaaCTTCATCTCAactaaaatatttttttgtttgcTTGATGTCGTGTCATATTTCTATCTCATTTTTAATGACCACCGGAACCGATAGTAATGGTTGGACCACATCCCAACGTTTTCTTCAAACTACCGTATATACCGAATTGTAATGATGTTAAAGTACCAACCATAACTAGACGAGTAGGTAAACCAGCAAAAGAACCAACAAAACCTAATTGTTTAGCTAATTGAGCCAATAACCCAATGGTAGATTGACCTGGTGCCTTCTTAGTCTTGTTGACCTTAGATAGTAAAGTATCGGCAGGTTGGGAAACAATAGCTGCAGCAAAACCTGCAGTTAGACCAGATAACAAGTTGATACCTGTATTTGCTAAATCAGATAGGCTATCTTTACCACCAACTAATTTGTAATATAATTCAGAGGCACGTTCAAATACTAAAAACTTGGCAATATTATATGGAATTTGTTTGAATAAGATAGGTGTAAACCCATTATAAAATGATCCAATACCTTCTTCCTTCATGATTCTTGAAAATCCACTAACTAACCCGTTAGCGAATTGTGGTTGTGAAACCAATCTAATTCTAGTGGCTTCCAAGGGACATAGGGCAATATCGGCAAAAAATTCAGCAACTGCAGCAGATCCCATATAAACTGAATTCTTATAATTAACTGCATTATCATATCCGATCAAATCAATAGACAATTTCTTAAACACTTCATAACCACCAAATTTGAAAGCACCTTGCACAGAGTAACCTAATAAAGTTGGACCAAATCCTGTCATTAATGCACCAGCACCTTCATCTGCAATGATCTTACGGAACGAACCAATCATACCTTTGTTGTAGACGGCTGGTTCCAATTGAATTCTTGTCTTCACCACATCGACTGGAACTAGAGAACTATGAGTTGAACCACAACCGATGGCACCAGCAATGGCAAACTTGAAATAATCAGATGCTGAGTAGTTAGGAATATTATGTGATGGTGTAATGGATGCCATTGTTAATGTTTATGTTTCGtaatttttatatactttGCTTATCTTGGCTGGTAAAATCGAAGATATGAAATCTGTTTGAGACAAGATTGTTCCAAATGGGCTGTTCAAACTTCGATACTCGAGTGGTTTGCGTTTATATAAATCAGGAAGTTCAATGTCAAGTTTCGATTTCTCGATTGTTTCTTTGCTGTTTTGCCCATCGGTCCATTTCCTGTTTTTAACAACTTTCCCTTTCCCGTTTTGATTGGTCCGTGTCTATGTCATCTACCGCCTTGCCCTCTCTGTCTCGAAATCttaagataataataaagaactGACTGTAAAGGTGATGCCATTAGTGATGAcagaaaatatatcaacATGTGTACGTCGTCAGTTGAGTTTTATTAAGAACTGGACCTACTTTGATACATGCATATCTCGtctttttttcatatatagtatattgATAGCAGTTATGCAtgtattaatatatatttatatacaAGTAAATAGTCTATCGactttttttgttcttcaacTGCCAACAGAAGCTTCCTTTTTCAAACGAGACTTCAATCCTTTTTCTCCTGCCTTCGCTAATATTCCTAATAGTAAATTAACAGATCTTAAAGAGTTATCATTCCCTGGGATCGGATACGTCACCAAGGAAGGTTCCGAATCTGTATCAATAATCGCTATTGTAGGAACTCTTGATTTCATAGCCTCATACAAAGCGTTTCTATTCTCAGTTGGATTCAAAACAACTAATAAATCAGGtttactaataatattagtTTCCTCAGCAGTCAACTCTCTTAAAGTAGGCATATCATCCCCATTAATCTCATGTTTCTCTAAATTCCTTGAAATTTCAGTAGAATTAGTCAACGTACCTGGAATCCATCTCGTAGATACATAATACCCATGTGTCCTCTTTGCAGCTTCCTCTAATCCACGCTTATGACCTTCACCAGTACCTAAATATAGAATCAACCCACCTCGTTGTGCAATACCTTCGATCACATGACAAgctcttttcaaataagaTAACGTCTTATTTAAATCGATGATATGGACACCACGATATTCTCCATAAATGAATGGTTGAGTACTGGGTCTCCATAAGGTGGTAGAATGACCTAAATGAACACCCGCAGCCATTAATTTGTTGATAGTGATCTTGTCGATGGAATTTGGAGAAGATACATCTTTATGAGGTTTATAGATATTGGTGACGTCTGC includes:
- the MRP4 gene encoding mitochondrial 37S ribosomal protein uS2m (similar to Saccharomyces cerevisiae MRP4 (YHL004W); ancestral locus Anc_2.500), yielding MQDRPLLLQLLKNYDNTTKFPFLIPSANDKPFTKQELYLRQLKHASHMGRMGADVTNIYKPHKDVSSPNSIDKITINKLMAAGVHLGHSTTLWRPSTQPFIYGEYRGVHIIDLNKTLSYLKRACHVIEGIAQRGGLILYLGTGEGHKRGLEEAAKRTHGYYVSTRWIPGTLTNSTEISRNLEKHEINGDDMPTLRELTAEETNIISKPDLLVVLNPTENRNALYEAMKSRVPTIAIIDTDSEPSLVTYPIPGNDNSLRSVNLLLGILAKAGEKGLKSRLKKEASVGS
- the MIR1 gene encoding Mir1p (similar to Saccharomyces cerevisiae MIR1 (YJR077C); ancestral locus Anc_1.536), whose translation is MASITPSHNIPNYSASDYFKFAIAGAIGCGSTHSSLVPVDVVKTRIQLEPAVYNKGMIGSFRKIIADEGAGALMTGFGPTLLGYSVQGAFKFGGYEVFKKLSIDLIGYDNAVNYKNSVYMGSAAVAEFFADIALCPLEATRIRLVSQPQFANGLVSGFSRIMKEEGIGSFYNGFTPILFKQIPYNIAKFLVFERASELYYKLVGGKDSLSDLANTGINLLSGLTAGFAAAIVSQPADTLLSKVNKTKKAPGQSTIGLLAQLAKQLGFVGSFAGLPTRLVMVGTLTSLQFGIYGSLKKTLGCGPTITIGSGGH
- the NDAI0A03820 gene encoding NAD(P)H-dependent oxidoreductase, translating into MTTSNAIKKVLIIFAHPDRRSLNGSLLDATVKRLESQGREVKVSDLYGMNWKSEITEDDFPETHEKGTRLKVVSESLNAFQHHKLTPDVVAEQEKLKWADLVIFQFPLWWGTVPAILKGWVERVFSAGLAYALPERYGNGTFAGKKGMLMVTAGGEKIHFSATGILGPIDDILFPIQRGMLFYTGMSVLPPFITYSANYIPDEEFGPILERLYDHLQALDSLKPIPFRKQAEDYDPKTRQLKKEIVEASNEKGFSLHIRKD
- the NDAI0A03810 gene encoding uncharacterized protein (similar to Saccharomyces cerevisiae SAC1 (YKL212W); ancestral locus Anc_1.533), yielding MNKQNIYVHYSSNQHHITIINSIGSRIIKYFFLSSKELLAQTEGNCSIELKRKTNMTAGPILILQTPDGLVFKPKNNNDIVLQLSNQDHVLRTISLEDFNKYINNSEVLPPIEVPILLGFIQLKLNKYVVVGTAVETVGYLNGNQLLKIKSFSLIKSAPAMDQVQNAEEMEFLNLLELQLNKSSLYFSYGYDLTNSLQRNEYTDKSSGSMWETVDDRFFWNHYMTSDLRSLNEVTKNNNIGKYFIQPVIYGYVKLINTVFQNKTSITIGLISRKSRFRAGTRYFRRGVDKDGHVSNFNETEQVLVVEDKSIFSFIQIRGSVPVYWAEINNLKYKPSLVLNEEENSSLDATRKHFSELKSICGENYLVNLVNCHGHELPVKEAYEKAVNLLDDSHLKYIYFDFHHECSKMRWDRVGILIDHLKNLGFTKGNDFYFHKDISNGSATGEVITEQHRVVRTNCMDCLDRTNVVQSIISQWVLQIQLEACGVVVGGGENVIMNWTEDKKLLRIFQNLWADNANSVSLSYSGTKALKTDFTRTGKRTYLGAFNDFINSASRYYQNNFTDGPRQDSYDLILGNFQPHQYDKLNPSLVSIFHDKRPLHIQLIPTLILAALTILIATIFFPKGDNFFATLNLCYFIVSVLIIIVGMRFLLINGIQYVNWPKLVNVGFLDDCKEEHTKEKKFGKFKYSPSKKFTKPNSTKTD